The window CTCTCGGATGCAAGTAGCTGATGCCTCTTGGTCATGTTCACGGCATCAGTCTTGACCAAGTCAAGCTACCCCAGAGGTGAGTGATAATGGTTTCGAGTTCACCAAGCCTCGAAGAAAAACGAGCATTATGttggctaaggccgaccttgtccgcttccAGAAGCCAGTTCTTCTCGACCATCCCGGCCAATTCGTCCTTAACCGAAGGTTTTCGGCCTTTGCTGCTTCGCGTtagggttgaaggttggaaagggcaacaactcggttcaattcatcctccttcacttgcaaaaggtgctggaacttctccaTTTTTCAGTtctgggcatccagctggcccttaagatcgtcaaCTTCTTGCTGAGCATGGATGAAGGCttcattgacgagcaccacactttGTAATAGAAACGAGCAGTTAAACTTGGATAAACGAGAAACTAATATTCATATTGAATTATGCAAGGATAGGCTGATAAGCTTACTCGATTGCCTGCGTGCGTGCCATCGTTAATGAGactctgccaggggactccgGTCATCTTTCGCTTATCCGAGTCCGAGACGAGGGGCCTCGaatagcttgctactcccaccggaAGAGATAAAAAGCTGCAATCCTCAGGGACGGTGACCATGACCGATCTGGTCCTTCTAGGTTCCACATTCGGGGCCGGGAAAATACGCACCAGGCTATCTCTCGAACCAGTCTCGGTGGCCTGGCAGGCTTCCCTCGTGactcgagggatagggagatgtccgaaaccgtCAGCTTCCCCGGTTGCAGGAGGTGTATCCAAGAACATATCATCTAGGTTATCCGACCTCGAAGTAGGAGTAGGAGAAGCCGGAACAGCTCCGGCAGCCTCGGTAGGAGCGGGTGCCTCGGGTGTTGTAGTTGGGTCCCTGGCAGGTGTTGAACCGGTATCCAATGGAACCTCGATCTCGGGGACCGACTCAGCCCTCTGTTCGGCCTCGACAGTTGGTGCATGCCCGGATCtggtcctttgcaggggggtctcctcggatgagcgtcacctgaaatgtcaacatattcaattgaccttagaggagtcgggtaaagaactttttccccacctgtgtgcaatGTCAGAGCTGACGGTTCATTCCCAGCTGAAGGAAACAGCGGAATGGTTGTATCCTCCTCCGGTATAGATTCAACGGAGGGAGTCACACCGACCCTCCAAACAAGGAAATCAGCCTCTGTTTCATCTCTTAGAGTCCGAACGACGCTTCTCGTCCTCTttttcggtttctgccctttatCCGAGGGTTTTATCCTCCTTTTGTTGGCAGCAGCAATAATACTGGATGTACTTGCTAAATCAAATTCGGGTGCCAGCGCAGCGGGTTCGGCTGATGGCTCCGGTCTtgggtccaccgagcccttgggtaaacctaaATACCGAAGATGTtataaaagggaaaagaaaaataTAAGGATATAATGTGTTCCAAATCAAGCAAAATATTACCGTGGTTTTGGGCGATCCATTGGCCGCGCGATAGGATTCCCCATGTCAGTTCTCTATCGGTGTGCTAATCGAGGAGAGCTCCAACCTATTCATTCATGTTCCGaacagccggaggtatccatgccatGGCTGATATAAAGAAGGGGAGAAATCGTTTTAATACGAGGGGACAAGTGTTTAACAAAGCGGTTCAAGGGTAGTTATTGAAGAAGGAACCGAGGAACTTACAATTATCATTTCACCTCTCCGGAAAAGGCATATAGTCGGCTGAAATAATAtccgcggtcctcacccggacgtagCGCTCTACCCAACCTCGGTCCCtgtcttcgtccatcttcgaaaAGATCGGATTTCGGCTTCGCTTGGCGAGCTTGATTACACCCCCTCGGAACAACCTCGGAGAATATAAATGGATGAAGTGAGCCATCGTAAACTCCCTTTTTACGTCGTTGGCCAAACACCGGAGGCAGGCCACAGTCCTCCAGATTATCTGGTCAATTTGGGCCAGGGTCACATTAtatgtccggcacatatccaaTATAACCAGGtcgattgggggggggggggggagcgaacTTGAGTGTAAAGGGATAGGTATAAACGTACACAAAGCCCTCCCTGTAATCGGTGATCGATTCGTCAGGCTCGGGTGCAAACACTTgcaccggacggttatcccatccgcagtcAGCCCGGACTTGGtcgagtttatcctcggtaatggacgatGGGTATCGCCTTACATCGAACCCTCTATCCGCAACCGGAGAAGGTTTCTCAACTTTAAACTCTTTGTTATAATTGGGTTTGGACGGTACTATGTCCAAAGCAGTGGCCTCAACGATGGTCTTGCCCCTGGGTTGTGAAGTTGGCTCGGCCCCTTGAGaggaaaccgagggaacatcctgggaggtggttttggtgttggcagacatttgaattAGATAATAAAAAAGGAGGTTCGGTGAACTCAAATGAGGGAGAAGGAACAAGttacaaaaaataataagagtgaagaGGCAGTTGAGagaaaatttcaaaatagaaaaGTGAGGAGAAACGCAACAGCACTTTCGTTCAAAGAACAGCAATGGAGAAGTTGACAAAGTTGGTCTGTTTTGGCAAtcaaaataagtaagaaaatggAAGGGGAAGACGATCAGAGGTGGAGAAGTAAGAAGTAGAAGTGAAAGTGGTAAAATGAAAGGGTTaaaagccttatataggcatgggggaCTGAAATGGTTACAGAAGCCAGCCAACCGGGGgtgccacgtgtcccacaattaatgagacgtgcgttacggcggttgccAAAGTCGACCACTCGGGGTGAGACACGTGGCTGACGGCTGAGAGACGTGACACAACTGTTCCGGCCAAAACTTTAAAGATAAGAACGGGCTTATGGCACCATCGgtttgttgattcatccacttcccctTACTTCGGTAAAACTACGGTTtcgaaagtgtggggactatctgtatgcggtaaaaaccggatataagcaagaccggtgagaccggggacCGGAGATAAGAAGAGATAGGCGTGATCATCGAGTCTTCCCTTAGAACTGGTGATATTGCACTGGCGGTGGTTGACCTGAGAAAAGTGAAGCGAATTTTTTTGGTCCGATATCACCGGACCAAACTCCGCATCACAGCTAGTCCGAtttcagcatgaccgagttgatcgtggtcgttggtctgGTTTCAGCATGACCAAGTTgaacgtggccgttagtccggttaatcAGTTATAAAATCGCCACACGTAAACAtcgttctgtcacattgtaccgacgaccgtacgggtgtcagaccgtacggcccaaccttatccttttagggtttactttattctgaaaagggctttatgttgtatgcaaggcccataaggcaaaactataaataggaggcagttccctacttttaagggctagctttttcaagatcaagaacattgtaatagaaattatATATTGAAGCTCTTTCTCCTTTGGTCCGGATCAGTGGCATTTTATGCTTATTCTTCCAATATAGTTTGCTTAATCATAAACATTTGTATCTTGATTTGAACCACTAACGCATATGTTCACATACACATGCTATAACACGCAAATCTATAATTATTTCCtgtaaacccaaaatagattaaagttcatccacatatcctatacctcacttacaaattcaattgattaactaaattcggggtaaacaaacaTGGCAAAATGTTTTTTTCCCCTTATATTGACATGAGAAAAATTTACAACTTATAATACTTCTCATATagttttttaatatataaatcttaattttaaaatattgtgtTGATTTAATCCAATTTAAAAAATTAgttaaattgactctcgaaaagcaaaaCATGACAACGAGTCGAAAAGCAAAACATGACAATTAATTTGAGATGGAGGGTGTATCGTACTATAGCATTCTGCACGGACACATTTGAAGGTAGAGCGAATAAAAAGGTTTAAGTTTACTAGAGCTCTACAAATCTTGGAAAAAATAACATTTGGGCACAAATAAATCTTGTTTGAATAGTTTTATTTTTTCTGAAGAATTTTCTTTGGAAAATACGTCAAACTAACCATTTCTTCAAAAAGCATGTATTTTGAATAACTTCTTGATAAATTTAAATATATAAGATTGCAAAATATATTTTGTTAGATTTCCTAGAATTTTTCCACAAAAAGACCACCTTTAATTTGATCTCAAATTTGAAATATATAAAACTAACTTTGCCCAATGTATATGAATATCATGCCTTTGATCCTGAAAAGCCAAGAGCAGctcaaaataaaaatatatactaATGTGTCTGTGTCTGTGTCTTCGTTTGGATATGAACTATGCTCAAATGATTCTAATCCTTTCAAAAGAACTACATATGCAAATCCCTAACATCACTTCAACTCGTTTCTAAGTTGTCCTAGAATTAAAACTATAGCAATTGCCGTGTATATATATTAAAATGATAAAACTAAAAATATGTATTAGGTTGTTTACAAATGATGGTATATACCTTGCAATTCCCAGGGCTCAATCTTGTTCAAGTCGACCTCTCTGATAACTTCCATTTCAAACTTCTGAAATGAAACTTTCTTCTTCAAGTAGTAGTGAAGAAGCTCTTCATCCGTGGGATGGAACCGGAAGCCGGGCGGAACACCGCCACTAGATGAAGCCATGCTAGGTCTCTCTTCTCTCCAAGGTCCTTTGAGTCAGAACTCTCGACGTTGACTCCCAATATATATATCTTTTTCTAAGGTATATTTGACTGTACGCAGCTGGAGCTATAAAATTGCATATGTGATCATCTTTCTTTATATTGTTTGAAATGAACTTATATATTCAACTGTCAACGAGGTCTTGTGAGGGGAGAAAGTTGACAGCCGGTCACTACGCCGGCGCCAAAGCATAAAGCAAACGTAAACTGCAAGTTAGTACATGAGTTATTAGTATTTCCTACGCTTTATTCCCCAAATAATCGTTGCGCCTACATCTCCACGCGCGTGTGTAGAGTTTGAGGTACGTGTACACTTTTCTTCATTTCATGGATGTTACTTCCCCCGTTGCTTATAACATAAAAatattcattttattttcatctttgtGGATACATCTTTGCAAAATAACACGGGTTGCTTTATACACCATTGCGACATATGTACGAGAGGGATGAATTGGGTCGTTATAAATGTTTGCACTCTCTTAAAATTATCTTAATTGTTGCTTTGCTTACGAAATTACTCAATGAACCCGCACTACCAAAAATAAAGGTCAAAACCGACCACAAAAACCGATCATTTTTTGGACAAAGTTGGTCGGTATAGTCCTGGTCGATATCAAAAACTTACCGCACATGGTTggtttttattttccaaaaataatcAATTTTCTGACACACGACCACAAAAATATCAGTATTctgtaaaaaaattatttatttttgaacAAAAGGTCAGTATTCCTGAattatttaaaaaacaaattgtCCGAGGTTGGTTCGTTTTTTCAActttttggaaaataaaataaaaataaaccgaCCTAGGTCGATTTTCTGCAATACAACAACAAATGCCTATTTTACAGTTATCTACCTGTCAATTAAAAATAATTACAGTATACAGCCAATTCCAGTACAACGTACTCAAACAACAACAAACTAGTATAGAACATCCTCCGATCCAATCCACCACAAAATCCAACCCGAAACTTTTTCAATTGTCATACAAAACCCACTAAGTTATAGTGACTTTAACAAGCCATAGAAGACATTCAACAAACAAACAAGTCATAAGAACTTAAGCAAGTATCTAATAGTTGGTCTACACAAGTATCTAACACAAATCAAGGGATTTAAGCCCTTCATACTGCTCGTCCGTACGCCTCTCTCTAGCCTCTATCGCTTGAAGTTGGCTAGATAGCTCCATAGCCATCATCGTCTCCCTATCCATTGACTCGACCTCTGATCAGGAAGTTCTATGCCTTGCAATCTAGACTGGTAGCGGTGATATACTTGTTGAGAAAGGCCGTAAGCTCTCCCCCTTTTTTTGCGCCACCAACAATACCTAATAAAAGTTTCTCAATGTCCTCATCCGAAATTTGTGTTGGCGCATCCTGCTCATTGGTTGGCTTAGTCCGATGAAACTCCTCCAAGAAACTTTAAAATTGACcctaaaatgaaaatataaattaaGAAATAGCTAGCAATCACTACAAGAGAACAGGCTATTAGCTAGGGATTCTATCTAGGAAATACAGATCCGTAGCTAATATTCAACAATAGCTAGAAAACTGTCATTCCCTTGCAAAAAAGTTCGACTAAAAATTTAGTCAGAATATTGCTAGGAATTCGCTAGGGCCGATTCCTAGCTAAACTGTAGCTAGAACATTTTCCTAGAAATATCTATGGCTAATTCTCAGCGGGAATTCCAATTTGGCGCCAATTTTCTTTTTCCAAATGACTGTGGTTTAGCTAGGATACAATCCGTGGCTAATTCCGGGCAATATGTTAGCTAGGATGTTTCCTAGCTAAATGTTAGCGGGAATTCTATTTTGGCGCTAAAAAAACGTCTCAAAAGATTGTGATTTAGCTAGGAACACAACCCCTAGCTAATCGCTTGCTAAAAAGTTGCTAGGACGCTTCCTAGACAAATTTATGGCTAAATTTTAGGGGATTTCTTAGATAATGCTAATTTTTgtcaattgtttttagctgggaTGAACTCCATAACTAATCtctaaaaaatattattattattattattattattattattattattataaaattgaaattaatataaataaataaaaaaatgtatAGACGACGATAATAAGAGTTTAATAGCCGCTTTTGGATTTCTTACTATAATTAGCATATTTCTCTATATTTACTCCATTCTTTCTAATACATGTGCAGTTTTTAATAGGGCAAGGAGATTTAGAAAGTAATAAGGatttaagaattttttttatcTAAAACAAACCATAGACATTATGAGTGACGGTAAATCATTTAATCAAGTATAAAATAAGAAGTTTAAAGTTAGTTGATTTTTAAATACTAGTATAAGATAGTGTCATAATTTTGGGAAAAACTAATAAAAGAAAATTGTCGCATAAATTAGATAAATTAATTCTATAAATATctatttatttgtttttctttattttgaaTCTCTTCGTTTGTTCCGTGTGGTAATTAGCGTTTATTCTCTTCATTGTCGGTAGTTTGTACAATTAACaataaattagaaaaaggaaaaaaagaaatacAACTAAAAATATAAAATGCAGAACAAAGACCCCGATTCCCCTAACCTGTTGAACCCTTTTATCTCTATATCCCCAATAATGCTCCTTTCGTCCACCACTAGAACCTATTCAACCTCACGCTAGTAAAAATTGTGTCTGCTTTAATACAACGATTTAACTTTGCAAGCAAGGGTTCATTGGCCTAGACTTGCTGTCGGGGGGTGAAGCTACACTATGTAGGACGGAAGTAATATCGCGAGGACTATGTTTGGCAATGTCATGAGACAATCATGGGAATATTATGAAAGACACACATGACAAAAGTGAGTAATTTTTCATAGCCCCCCCAACCACACCACCCCgcctccccccacccccaaaccaaattttataaaaaatgggaACTTTTTTCTTCTCTCCCCCACTACCAAAAACACGGCCTTTAGCCACGGGTTTTTAGCCACGGTTTCAAAAACCGTGGCAAAACTAACAAAAAAATATAACCTTGCCTACAATGTTGCAACCGTGGCTACAATTTCGTGGGAAAATGAGGCGGGTAATACAATTTCACTCcctccctttattttctttctttccccCCATTTATTTTCCTATTTTGGTTTTTAGTTTTCCTCTTTCCACAAAATCTGTCCAAAAGTTCACTCCTTCACCCCAATTCCAAAAATCCACTACTTCACCCCAATTCCAAAAATTCGACTGCTTCGAATAGTAGCAAAAAAATGGTAGAATCACTTCTTTCAGGTAACAAATTTCTGCTACTCAAGgtttttaagtcaatttttttgttcaaTCTTCAATGGGTTCCTTTTAGGGTTTCTGTTTGTGCAAAATCTTGGATGTATTTAGGGAAAGGAACAATTTTGGAACAAAAAATTCCCTGTGCATGAAGAAATTTGATGTTTTATTATCTTATTGTTCATAAGAGTCATGAATGAAGATATTTTGTGTTAAATGGGTTATCTGAAATTTTGTGTTAAATAGGTCAGTGATTTCTCCTTTTCTTTTGGGTCCTGAAATTTTGAAATGTGTTCAGTTCAATTCTTATAGCTTTGAAGATTAAAAATTTGAACTTGTATGAGCTTTAGGCtaaagttccttttttttttcaatccttAAGTTGGGGAAGGCTTCATCCTAGAATGCATCTAAATGTAAGTGAAAATCCCTAATTCTTCTTGCAACTGTTTTTTGCATCAAAGCTACCAGATAGCTATTGATTTCTTAGCCTATCAAGGTACAATATGATTTCTATTTTGCACTTCTTTATTTGTCTCTTATTTTGGCTTAAAATTATAGGTGAGGATTATTGGCAAGAGAGGATTTGTACTCTGTTAACTTGTCTTATCCATTGATTCAGTTTTTCTTTGGTAACAGGAGTAGGAAGAAGATTGAACGAGATCTAAGCTATGTCTGATTGGATGAGAATAGCTGTAGCTTGTGCATTTCCTTTCATGATCTTGGATTAAGCTTAATTTTGTTCGTACATGGAAAAGATGAAACTTCATTCTACTTTGATATGTAAGTGCATAGACATATTTACTTACATATACTGATTTATAGGGCTCTGCTTTGTAGCTAGAGTATTCATGTCTTGCTTCCTGTATTGCCCTTGCATTTGTTTTCTCGATCTGCAAATTTGTTATAAGGGTACACATTAATTTGGTAGGTGTTGGAAAACCAGCTAACTGATTGGGGAAGAAAAAACGAAAAAAACAAGTAAAGGCCAGCTAACTTGTTCTTAATCTGCTTCTTCTCAACTGGTTAGTATCTTATTGATGTAATTTTCATCCTTTAGTTTATTAAGAACTTAGCCCTATTTCTCAAGTATATTGTTTGTTCAAATCTGAAACAACTTTATTCCAACATGATCGACAAGAGTTGGATTGCAAAGTCAATTAGATCAGATGAATTCTTGGATGGTGTAGTCCAATTTTTGGACTTCGCCTTTTCGAATGCATCCATAAATGGAAAAATCTTATGTCCTTGCACTATATGTGGATTTAATGTTATGTGCAATAGAGCTGATGTGTTTAGGCATCTCCTTCAACATGGGTTTCCAGAAAAAGTACACATGTTGGTACATGCATGGGGAAAAGCATATTCAATCCAATGTAGAATCATTATCCCGAGTACAAGATGAGTGGGTTAGACAATATCCGATGAATGATATGTTGAATGATGCTTTTGGAAACGTCTTTGATAATAATGACTTTCAAGATTCTGGTTCATCCAATTTACCAAATAATGACCTTCCTAGGGTTGCTGAAGATAAAAGTCAAGAAGAGAGAGACAAAATTAAGGAGTTGTTAGAGGACGGGAATCAAGAACTTTATGATGGTTGTGCAAAATATAGTAAATTGTCATTTATTGTTCACCTTTATCATATTAAGGTCTTATGTGGTGCAACTGATAAAACATTTTCGATGATTCTTGACCTTTTAAAGGATGCTTTTCCTCATGCGAAACTACCATCATCATTTTATGAGTCAAAAAAGATGATTAAGAGGTTAGGTTTGAGCTATGATAAGATCGATGCATGTCCAAACCATTGCATGTTATATTGGGGATTATCCGAGGATAAGAAGAGAGATAAATGCAAGAAGTGCAATACATCCAGGTATGTATCAAATGAAAATGATGTTGGTGCAAATGTTGTGATTGATGACCAACAGAAAAAGAAACCAAAGGCAGCGAAAGTATTGCGATACTTCCCACTTATACCTAGGCTAATAAGGCTATACATGTGCTCGAAAACTGCAGAACTTTTGAAATGGCATGCTACAAAGGCTAACCTAGATGGATTATTACGACATCCTAGAGATGGCAAAGCGTGGAAACATTTTGATTCTTTCTATCCTGACTTTGCTTCAGAGACTCGTAATGTGCGACTTGCTTTAGCTACAGATGGTTTCAATCCGTTTGGAAATTTAAGTTCCAATTTTAGCATTTGGCCTGTGATGTTGTATATTTATAACTATCCTCCATGGTGTTTTATGAAGCAAACTTCTCTTGTCATGGCGATAATAATTTCTGGTCCTAAAATGCCTGGATGTTTACTTACAACCTTTAATCGCTGAATTAAAACAGTTGTGGGGTGGTGTACGTGCTTATGATTCCTCAACTAAGGAAATGTTTCAGTTGCGTGCTGCATTGATGTGGACCATAAGTGATTTTCCAGGTCTTGACAACTTGTCTGGGTGGAATACACATACATCACTTGCTTGTCCATCATGTAATTTTGATACAGAATCTATGAGGCTAAAGTTTGGTAGAAAAAATTACTTTATGGGACATCGTCGGTATTTGCCACATGATCACAAGTATAGATACAATAAGCAGTCATTTAATGGTTTTGAGGAGCATAGACCTGCCCCTATCCCACCATCAGGTTCAACCATGTTAAGGCAAATTGAAGAGAGCCGGAAGAGGCCTCGTGATGATGCTACAAATGAGGTTGGGCCAGAACAATGGAAGAAAAAACGTATCTTTTGGAATTTACCTTATTGGAAGAACAATCTTATTCGTCATTGCCTTGACCTGATGCATGTAGAGAAGAATGTTTGTGACAATGTATTGTTCACCATACTTGGTGACAAAAAAAGATCAAAAGACAATTTGCAAGCTCGTAAAGACTTGCAAGCGATGGGAATTAGAGAAAAGCTTCATCCATATCCTAATTCTTCTAAGTTTCCTCCATCATGCTTTAACATGAAGAAAGAGCAGAAAGATAACTTCctaaaagttttaaaaaatgtgGTTTTTCCAGATAATTATGCATCAAACATTTCTAGATGTGTTGATCTTACGAAACGCAAGATCTCTAATTTAAAAAGCCATGATTCCCACATTCTGATGGAGCATCTTTTACCAATTGCTTTTCGAAAATCTCTTCCTAAAGAAGTTACTTCAGTGTTGATTGAGTTATGTAACTACTTTAGAGAAGTATCAAGCAAGGTTTTAGATGTGAAGTATATAGAGAAGCTCCAACAACGAATTTGGTTGAATCATTCCAATATGGAAATGATATTCCCTCCATCATTTTTCACTATTATGGTTCATCTGGTAATTCATCTTGGAGAGGAAGCAATTCTTGCTGGTCCAGTACAAGGTCATTATATGTACCCTGTTGAAAGGTATATCTTTGCTGTGTAAAttgatgtatttttatttttttttctaatcttACAATTAGTTTTAATATATTGTTAGGGAACTCGGCCACTTGCAATCTTATGTTCGTAACAATTCCGCACCGGAAGGTTGTATAGCTGAAGGGTACATTATGGAGGAATGT is drawn from Lycium barbarum isolate Lr01 chromosome 8, ASM1917538v2, whole genome shotgun sequence and contains these coding sequences:
- the LOC132606089 gene encoding uncharacterized protein LOC132606089; this translates as MFQLRAALMWTISDFPGLDNLSGWNTHTSLACPSCNFDTESMRLKFGRKNYFMGHRRYLPHDHKYRYNKQSFNGFEEHRPAPIPPSGSTMLRQIEESRKRPRDDATNEVGPEQWKKKRIFWNLPYWKNNLIRHCLDLMHVEKNVCDNVLFTILGDKKRSKDNLQARKDLQAMGIREKLHPYPNSSKFPPSCFNMKKEQKDNFLKVLKNVVFPDNYASNISRCVDLTKRKISNLKSHDSHILMEHLLPIAFRKSLPKEVTSVLIELCNYFREVSSKVLDVKYIEKLQQRIWLNHSNMEMIFPPSFFTIMVHLVIHLGEEAILAGPVQGHYMYPVERELGHLQSYVRNNSAPEGCIAEGYIMEECLTFCSRYLEGDIETMFNRPRRNDDDNEINASSESTILSNLFPALGKPVGATKTLPIPPLEIIQAYRYVLTNCEIVDPFREKFRIEVTRMHRSKKKLCKSCGGICAQTFS